Proteins from one Oryza sativa Japonica Group chromosome 12, ASM3414082v1 genomic window:
- the LOC4351296 gene encoding uncharacterized protein isoform X4 gives MSGKDQKKAAALEEKLELLRSVTKSSAANETSILVDASKYIKELKDKVSQEPEQLGSTSSSMPMPRSEAAERSVDEQMVRHAVLQAIKKCMDGSSI, from the exons ATGTCAGGGAAAGATCAAAAGAAAGCAGCAGCTTTAGAAGAGAAGCTCGAGCTCCTACGTTCTGTTACAAAGTCAAGTGCG GCAAACGAGACATCAATCCTCGTAGATGCGTCCAAGTACATCAAAGAGCTCAAGGACAAGGTATCTCAGGAGCCTGAACAGCTGGGCAGCACTAGCAGTTCCATGCCAATGCCAAGA AGTGAAGCTGCAGAGAGAAGCGTGGATGAGCAAATGGTTCGGCATGCAGTGCTGCAAGCCATCAAGAAATGCATGGACGGATCATCAATTTGA
- the LOC4351294 gene encoding uncharacterized protein, translated as MIREAIDHYGFVALATRVMFAELERLANMTLFALDDQAIFVGEGHDDSVSARGPLPRRSRAPPHPCRSPATPRLLLICGIWRGGFGGATRAPLVVQGRHGHPDTPPSSLAYWIPGTGGERRCTTRGTATCSAPPRRGGRGGARREGVEGPRRRRWRGLRHAAQDRPHLAPPPADQVCHNWRAPSHPRRSSSGAPHPRRLRHPRAPGRRTRHALLGLLRRWLGLHLLGPHDALLSLHNLRRHQPLCTHVLPYPPKTSARVQGAWNRWVGGCCSCSSLQCRSYNADDYPAADFNVVASGQVLCRSKSRRTTHRRRGFYPVMLV; from the coding sequence ATGATCCGCGAGGCCATCGACCACTACGGCTTCGTGGCGCTGGCCACGCGCGTCATGTTCGCCGAGCTCGAGAGGTTGGCGAACATGACACTGTTCGCGCTGGACGACCAGGCCATCTTCGTCGGTGAAGGCCACGACGACTCCGTCTCGGCGCGCGGTCCGCTTCCACGTCGTTCCCGGGCACCACCTCACCCATGCCGATCTCCAGCGACGCCGCGGCTGCTCCTGATTTGCGGCATCtggcgcggcggcttcggcggcgctACTCGCGCCCCGCTGGTCGTCCAAGGGCGCCACGGCCACCCCGACACCCCACCGTCGTCCTTGGCGTACTGGATACCCGGCACGGGCGGGGAGAGGCGGTGCACCACCCGCGGAACCGCAACCTGCTCTGCTCCACCTCGACGCggcgggcggggcggggcgAGGCGAGAGGGCGTGGAAGGACCACGTCGACGTCGTTGGCGAGGGCTACGCCATGCTGCTCAGGATCGCCCACATTTGGCTCCTCCACCGGCGGACCAAGTCTGCCACAATTGGCGCGCGCCCAGCCATCCCCGTCGATCCTCGTCCGGCGCGCCGCACCCTCGCCGGCTGCGCCACCCACGCGCTCCAGGACGACGCACGCGCCACGCGTTACTTGGGCTACTACGACGGTGGCTGGGTCTTCATCTCCTTGGGCCACACGACGCGCTCCTCAGTCTCCACAACCTTCGCCGCCATCAACCACTCTGCACCCATGTCCTCCCCTATCCGCCGAAGACGTCCGCGCGCGTTCAGGGTGCTTGGAATCGCTGGGTGGGCGGATGCTGTTCCTGTTCGTCGCTGCAGTGCAGATCGTACAATGCGGACGACTATCCGGCCGCCGACTTCAACGTGGTTGCCAGCGGCCAAGTTCTTTGCCGGAGCAAGTCCCGTCGAACTACTCACCGCCGGCGTGGCTTCTACCCCGTTATGTTAGTTTGA
- the LOC4351298 gene encoding uncharacterized protein, whose translation MERLSSSVQSWVEEHKLASIGGLWATAVGASVAYGRRKTPQMRLIHARLHAQALTLAVLGGAALAHHYYNPSSKTNNSSSLDYDFYSQLPPATTDDGQENERWSW comes from the exons ATGGAGCGGCTGAGCTCATCGGTGCAGTCGTGGGTGGAGGAACACAAGCTCGCCAGCATCG GAGGGCTgtgggcgacggcggtgggcgcATCGGTGGCGTACGGGCGGAGGAAGACGCCGCAGATGCGGCTGATCCACGCCAGGCTTCACGCGCAGGCCCTCACCCTCGccgtcctcggcggcgccgccctcgcgcACCACTACTACAACCCATCATCCAagaccaacaacagcagcagcttgGACTACGACTTCTACTCGCagctgccgccggccaccaccgaCGACGGGCAGGAGAACGAGAGGTGGAGCTGGTAG
- the LOC4351296 gene encoding transcription factor SCREAM2 isoform X3 — translation MSGKDQKKAAALEEKLELLRSVTKSSAANETSILVDASKYIKELKDKVSQEPEQLGSTSSSMPMPRVSVSSVELEKKRGFRINVSMEKSQPELLTSVLEAFEELGLDVLDADVSCADDTAFRFEAFGSSQSEAAERSVDEQMVRHAVLQAIKKCMDGSSI, via the exons ATGTCAGGGAAAGATCAAAAGAAAGCAGCAGCTTTAGAAGAGAAGCTCGAGCTCCTACGTTCTGTTACAAAGTCAAGTGCG GCAAACGAGACATCAATCCTCGTAGATGCGTCCAAGTACATCAAAGAGCTCAAGGACAAGGTATCTCAGGAGCCTGAACAGCTGGGCAGCACTAGCAGTTCCATGCCAATGCCAAGA GTGAGTGTTTCATCGGTAGAGCTAGAGAAGAAGAGAGGTTTTCGAATCAATGTGTCGATGGAGAAGAGTCAGCCTGAGTTGCTGACGTCGGTGCTAGAAGCATTCGAGGAGCTTGGCCTCGACGTCCTTGATGCTGACGTGTCGTGCGCAGATGACACCGCATTTCGTTTTGAAGCGTTTGGATCCAGCCAA AGTGAAGCTGCAGAGAGAAGCGTGGATGAGCAAATGGTTCGGCATGCAGTGCTGCAAGCCATCAAGAAATGCATGGACGGATCATCAATTTGA
- the LOC4351299 gene encoding uncharacterized protein: MEPAAATTTPPPSERHRSPKVKRQRSAAAQPLGDVTNLLLPSTPTNPITARPRPLPSDTTAAASTCSASPSHTPVSKPSSATAAEERSLVKSAISTVYTRRNTTQKRRRTNDNTPFPAGTASCPPPATLASKNSKTSEAQGTRPISSSAPCHRSKKTKSTRMENTSSGKHMLPEDFVKKQRAYFEEVDAFELPEEEASETDLE; the protein is encoded by the exons ATGGAGCCCGCCGCTGCTACCacgacaccgccgccgtcagAGAGGCACCGCAGCCCTAAGGTGAAGCGGCAGCGGAGTGCGGCGGCGCAGCCTTTGGGCGACGTCAccaacctcctcctcccgaGCACCCCGACCAACCCTATCACCGCCCGCCCCCGCCCACTCCCCTCCgacaccaccgccgctgcctccacTTGCTCCGCGTCTCCCTCGCACACTCCCGTCTCCAAGCCTTCTTCCGCCACCG CTGCTGAGGAGCGTAGCTTGGTTAAATCGGCCATCTCCACCGTGTATACAAGGCGCAACACCACCCAGAAGAGGAGGAGAACCAACGACAACACACCATTTCCTGCCGGAACAGCAAGCTGCCCTCCTCCTGCAACTCTCGCAAGTAAAAACAG CAAAACCTCTGAGGCTCAGGGTACTCGGCCTATTTCATCCTCGGCTCCTTGTCATCGATCTAAAAAG ACGAAGAGCACGAGGATGGAGAATACATCTTCAGGTAAACATATGCTACCAGAAGATTTTGTCAAGAAGCAGAGAGCCTACTTTGAGGAGGTTGATGCCTTTGAGCTGCCAGAGGAGGAGGCCTCAGAGACGGACCTGGAGTGA
- the LOC9267268 gene encoding biogenesis of lysosome-related organelles complex 1 subunit 1 — protein sequence MEAAGGQLEAALLLIMQRHHHHSLHQRKITDREKIDAVRSAARVADLLVATVDGGAQELYINERRIEIEARALLATIARYKKQTDQWLAATNAINSVLKEIGDYENWMKIMDFDCKSINAAIRNIHHS from the exons atggaggcggcgggcgggcagCTGGAAGCGGCGCTGCTCCTCATTATGcaacgccaccaccaccattcccTTCATCAGCGCAAGATAACCG ACAGAGAAAAGATCGATGCAGTGAGGAGCGCGGCGCGGGTTGCAGATCTTCTCGTGGCCACGGTTGATGGCGGAGCGCAGGAGCTCTACATCAACGAGAGGCGCATAGAGATTGAAGCCCGCGCGCTGCTTGCTACAATCGCACGGTACAAGAAGCAGACTGACCAGTGGCTTGCCGCCACCAACGCAATCAACTCTGTCTTGAAG GAAATTGGAGATTATGAGAACTGGATGAAGATCATGGATTTCGACTGTAAAAGTATAAATGCAGCTATCCGTAACATTCACCACTCCTGA
- the LOC107275849 gene encoding cationic peroxidase 1 yields the protein MASPKPFACSAIALLFAANLVSAQLSANFYDKSCPNALPTIRIAVRSAIARENRMGASLLRLHFHDCFVNESGCDGSVLLDDTPTFTGEKTAAPNNNSLRGFDVIDNIKAHIEGICPQVVSCADILAVAARESVVALGGPTWVVQLGRRDSTTASLDTANNDIPAPTFDLGDLTKSFSNKGLSATDMIALSGAHTIGQARCVNFRNRIYSETNIDTSLATSLKSNCPNTTGDNNISPLDASTPYAFDNFYYKNLLNKKGVLHSDQQLFNGGSADSQTTTYSSNMATFFTDFSAAMVKMGNINPITGSSGQIRKNCRKVN from the exons ATGGCTTCCCCTAAACCCTTTGCTTGCAGTGCCATTGCCTTGTTATTTGCTGCAAACTTGGTGTCAGCTCAGCTTAGCGCAAATTTCTATGACAAATCATGCCCTAATGCACTGCCCACCATCCGAATAGCCGTGAGATCTGCCATCGCAAGGGAGAACCGCATGGGTGCATCATTGCTCCGCCTCCACTTCCACGACTGCTTTGTCAATGAAAGT GGTTGTGATGGCTCGGTGCTGCTAGATGACACTCCAACATTCACTGGAGAGAAGACCGCTGCTCCAAACAACAACTCTCTGCGTGGATTTGATGTTATAGACAACATCAAGGCACATATTGAGGGGATCTGTCCGCAGGTGGTCTCATGTGCTGACATCCTTGCTGTGGCGGCACGCGAATCTGTTGTTGCG ctagGAGGTCCTACTTGGGTTGTCCAGCTGGGACGGCGCGACTCAACAACAGCAAGCCTGGATACTGCAAACAATGACATTCCAGCTCCAACCTTTGACCTTGGTGATCTCACGAAGTCTTTTTCAAACAAAGGACTAAGCGCAACTGACATGATTGCACTCTCAG GGGCTCACACCATAGGCCAGGCAAGGTGCGTCAATTTTCGCAACCGCATCTACAGTGAGACCAACATCGACACTTCCCTGGCAACATCTCTGAAATCAAATTGTCCAAACACGACTGGCGACAACAACATATCCCCCCTTGATGCATCGACGCCCTACGCCTTTGACAATTTTTACTACAAGAACCTGCTGAACAAGAAGGGTGTCCTGCATTCTGACCAGCAACTATTCAATGGTGGTTCAGCAGATTCCCAGACGACCACCTACTCATCAAACATGGCAACATTCTTCACTGATTTCAGCGCAGCAATGGTGAAGATGGGCAACATCAACCCCATTACTGGATCTAGTGGACAGATCAGGAAGAACTGCAGGAAGGTAAACTAG
- the LOC4351296 gene encoding transcription factor bHLH61 isoform X1 translates to MSGKDQKKAAALEEKLELLRSVTKSSAANETSILVDASKYIKELKDKVSQEPEQLGSTSSSMPMPRTYGCMQVSVSSVELEKKRGFRINVSMEKSQPELLTSVLEAFEELGLDVLDADVSCADDTAFRFEAFGSSQSEAAERSVDEQMVRHAVLQAIKKCMDGSSI, encoded by the exons ATGTCAGGGAAAGATCAAAAGAAAGCAGCAGCTTTAGAAGAGAAGCTCGAGCTCCTACGTTCTGTTACAAAGTCAAGTGCG GCAAACGAGACATCAATCCTCGTAGATGCGTCCAAGTACATCAAAGAGCTCAAGGACAAGGTATCTCAGGAGCCTGAACAGCTGGGCAGCACTAGCAGTTCCATGCCAATGCCAAGA ACGTATGGATGCATGCAGGTGAGTGTTTCATCGGTAGAGCTAGAGAAGAAGAGAGGTTTTCGAATCAATGTGTCGATGGAGAAGAGTCAGCCTGAGTTGCTGACGTCGGTGCTAGAAGCATTCGAGGAGCTTGGCCTCGACGTCCTTGATGCTGACGTGTCGTGCGCAGATGACACCGCATTTCGTTTTGAAGCGTTTGGATCCAGCCAA AGTGAAGCTGCAGAGAGAAGCGTGGATGAGCAAATGGTTCGGCATGCAGTGCTGCAAGCCATCAAGAAATGCATGGACGGATCATCAATTTGA
- the LOC107278420 gene encoding uncharacterized protein: MGREQTETAGRRAMLSGGAATAAGGRRRRRRRRPLLLLPLPRPCRSLSVLISLDAMDRVLALDVAYQLPLLPAMLDKFPKVVEPARWWQPTKKKQQPAPPRSPRRSSAPARPERGRPAWPSSAARWPRRGASRRRHARRGVHRLRRGRSVGVRRGRPLRRAGHGEALAGAAALAAAFIGSGEAGAWASGIAVLCGALAAAVNTVEHGGQVGMVFKLCRNVAGIYRKIQEDIKANLKEADVERRENGEVFETKVALQLGRSTSELKQFRAIASPAVKDEDIKEFAGAGGKEDRAEPGSVPPPWWWSQYSTTRARAAPLTTSGRLTTTSSSPPPPRPSSSILLIVPDAAVITFDEDGAGAAGSREWEKKKRAPPPPSAGRRRSAAAQPSAPYPSAWPAREREREREQRGVEGREKRGKRDDVDT, translated from the exons ATGGGTAGGGAGCAGACCGAGACGGCTGGGCGGCGAGCGATGctgagcggcggcgccgcgacggcggccggcggacggcggcggcggcggcgtcgtcgccctcttcttcttctcccgcTCCCTAGACCTTGTCGCTCCCTCTCCGTCCTCATCTCCCTGGACGCCATGGACCGGGTGCTCGCGCTCGACGTCGCCTACCAGCTGCCTCTCCTCCCCGCCATGCTCGACAAGTTCCCCAAGGTCGTCGAGCCCGCCCGATGGTGGCAACCGaccaagaagaagcagca gccggcgccgccacgctcgccgcGGCGTTCATCGGCTCCGGCGAGGCCGGAGCGTGGGCGTCCGGCGTGGCCGTCCTCTGCGGCGCGCTGGCCACGGCGAGgcgctagccggcgccgccacgctcgccgcGGCGTTCATCGGCTCCGGCGAGGCCGGAGCGTGGGCGTCCGGCGTGGCCGTCCTCTACGGCGTGCTGGCCACGGCGAGGcgctggccggcgccgccgcgctcgccgcggcgttCATCGGCTCCGGCGAGGCTGGAGCGTGGGCGTCCGGCATTGCCGTCCTCTGCGGCGCGCTGGCAGCGGCGGTGAACACCGTGGAGCACGGCGGGCAGGTGGGCATGGTGTTCAAGCTGTGCCGCAACGTGGCCGGCATCTACCGAAAGATCCAGGAAGACATCAAGGCGAACCTCAAGGAGGCCGACGTCGAGCGGAGGGAGAACGGCGAGGTGTTCGAGACGAAGGTGGCGCTGCAGCTCGGCCGGAGCACGTCGGAGCTCAAGCAGTTCAGGGCAATAGCCTCGCCGGCGGTCAAGGACGAGGACATCAAGGAATTTGCCGGGGCGGGAGGGAAGGAGGACCGGGCGGAGCCCGGGtcggtgccgccgccgtggtggtggtcACAGTACTCCACGACGCGGGCGAGGGCGGCGCCCTTGACGACTTCGgggaggttgacgacgacgtcgtcctcgccgccgccgccgcggccctccTCGAGCATCCTTCTAATCGTGCCCGATGCCGCGGTGATCACCTTCGATGAGGACGGAGCGGGAGCGGCAGGGTCCAGGGAgtgggagaagaagaagagggcgccgccgccgccgtccgccggccgccgtcgcagcgCCGCCGCTCAGCCGTCTGCTCCCTACCCGTCGGCCTGgcctgcgagagagagagagagagagagagagcagagaggggtggaagggagagagaagaggggaaagagagatgatgtggacacctga
- the LOC4351296 gene encoding transcription factor bHLH61 isoform X2, which yields MSGKDQKKAAALEEKLELLRSVTKSSAANETSILVDASKYIKELKDKVSQEPEQLGSTSSSMPMPRVSVSSVELEKKRGFRINVSMEKSQPELLTSVLEAFEELGLDVLDADVSCADDTAFRFEAFGSSQLLYLQSEAAERSVDEQMVRHAVLQAIKKCMDGSSI from the exons ATGTCAGGGAAAGATCAAAAGAAAGCAGCAGCTTTAGAAGAGAAGCTCGAGCTCCTACGTTCTGTTACAAAGTCAAGTGCG GCAAACGAGACATCAATCCTCGTAGATGCGTCCAAGTACATCAAAGAGCTCAAGGACAAGGTATCTCAGGAGCCTGAACAGCTGGGCAGCACTAGCAGTTCCATGCCAATGCCAAGA GTGAGTGTTTCATCGGTAGAGCTAGAGAAGAAGAGAGGTTTTCGAATCAATGTGTCGATGGAGAAGAGTCAGCCTGAGTTGCTGACGTCGGTGCTAGAAGCATTCGAGGAGCTTGGCCTCGACGTCCTTGATGCTGACGTGTCGTGCGCAGATGACACCGCATTTCGTTTTGAAGCGTTTGGATCCAGCCAA TTGTTGTATTTGCAGAGTGAAGCTGCAGAGAGAAGCGTGGATGAGCAAATGGTTCGGCATGCAGTGCTGCAAGCCATCAAGAAATGCATGGACGGATCATCAATTTGA
- the LOC4351297 gene encoding BTB/POZ domain-containing protein At1g01640, giving the protein MPPANSYFIPKVSYKRCCSRRCQATRRRKKEEKAEGSSRRRRRPEETMDCCVCSPMASMYRLPRNAICAACYEGAKAIIAFFNDDDDEHADADQGSVKPSRLTKLNSTTKGLRDAWEEVKQMRCREEETKQRASFLQQGFAAAWKDGIHTDIAVRPGTGPPIQAHKAILATRSEVFRHILAGDDDCKAPAGDSLSLPELTHDELSHLLAFLYTGSLATCTEERHLHALLVAGDKYDVPFLRRACEARLAAGVEAGNVLRTLEVAELSSSAALKERAMGAVVEHAEEVVFSPEYEEFAVRNAALCVQITRALLANKAFPAKTP; this is encoded by the exons ATGCCTCCGGCCAACTCCTACTTCATACCTAAAGTCTCTTATAAG CGTTGCTGTTCACGTCGTTGCCAAGCCAcaaggagaaggaagaaggaagagaagGCAGAAGGAAGCagcaggagaaggagaaggccagAAGAAACAATGGATTGCTGCGTGTGCAGTCCCATGGCGTCCATGTACAGGCTTCCAAGGAACGCCATCTGCGCTGCGTGCTATGAAGGTGCCAAGGCCATCATCGCCTTcttcaacgacgacgacgacgagcacgcCGATGCTGATCAAGGCTCGGTGAAGCCCAGCAGATTGACAAAGCTCAATAGCACAACCAAG GGATTGAGAGATGCGTGGGAGGAGGTGAAGCAGATGCGATGCAGAGAGGAGGAGACCAAGCAGAGGGCATCGTTTCTCCAGCAAGGCTTCGCGGCGGCGTGGAAAGACGGCATCCACACCGACATCGCCGTCAGGCCTGGAACTGGGCCCCCAATCCAAGCCCATAAGGCCATCCtt GCGACCAGGTCGGAGGTGTTCCGCCacatcctcgccggcgacgacgactgcaaggcccccgccggcgactCTCTGTCGCTACCGGAGCTGACCCACGACGAGCTCTCCCACCTCCTCGCCTTCCTCTACACGGGCTCCCTGGCGACGTGCACGGAGGAGCGGCACCTGCACGCGCTGCTGGTCGCCGGCGACAAGTACGACGTGCCGTTCCTCCGGCGAGCGTGCGaggcgcggctggcggcgggggTGGAGGCGGGCAACGTGCTGCGGACGCTGGAGGTGGCGGAGCTGAGCTCGAGCGCGGCGCTCAAGGAGCGCGCCATGGGGGCGGTGGTGGAGcacgcggaggaggtggtgttCTCGCCGGAGTACGAGGAGTTCGCCGTCAGGAACGCCGCCCTTTGCGTCCAGATCACCCGCGCTCTGCTTGCCAATAAAGCATTTCCCGCCAAGACGCCTTAA